A stretch of Sphingomicrobium flavum DNA encodes these proteins:
- a CDS encoding VOC family protein, translating into MKFLHSMLRVTDPDANVAFFKLLGLEERRRKDVEAGRFTLIFLGAPGDDAEIELTHNWDGEADGFGGGRNFGHLAFHTDDIYALCDHLMTAGVTINRPPRDGHMAFVKSPDGISIELLQQGERKAPAEPWASMDNEGSW; encoded by the coding sequence ATGAAATTCCTCCATTCCATGCTGCGCGTCACCGATCCCGACGCCAATGTCGCCTTCTTCAAGCTGCTCGGACTGGAAGAACGACGGCGCAAGGATGTCGAAGCGGGCCGCTTCACCCTCATCTTCCTCGGCGCGCCGGGCGACGATGCGGAAATCGAGCTGACCCACAATTGGGATGGCGAGGCCGATGGCTTTGGCGGCGGACGCAATTTCGGTCATCTCGCCTTTCATACCGACGATATCTACGCGCTGTGCGATCATCTGATGACCGCGGGCGTCACCATCAACCGCCCGCCGCGCGACGGGCATATGGCCTTCGTCAAATCGCCCGACGGCATTTCGATCGAGCTGCTGCAGCAAGGCGAGCGCAAGGCGCCCGCCGAACCCTGGGCCTCGATGGACAATGAGGGAAGCTGGTGA
- the gloB gene encoding hydroxyacylglutathione hydrolase — MEQPQSYGAFDILCVPAFSDNYLWLIKGGEEVAVVDPGDGEAVLAGAERVGWTITHILNTHWHPDHTGGNLRVKDATGCQIWGPAPEADKIPGIDRRLDEGDRIRFGGEEAEIWHIPGHTLGHIAYIFSGPNVAFVGDTIFAMGCGRVFEGTMEQMHDSLQRFAGLPDDMQLFCAHEYTLANAKFAAHAMADDAPIADRLAEIISSRDAGTRTVPTSVAAERSTNPFLRAGDSGIFAKLRTAKDGF, encoded by the coding sequence ATGGAACAGCCGCAATCCTATGGCGCCTTCGACATCCTGTGCGTGCCGGCATTTTCCGACAATTATCTCTGGCTCATCAAGGGCGGGGAGGAGGTCGCGGTCGTCGATCCCGGCGATGGCGAGGCAGTGCTGGCGGGGGCAGAACGGGTCGGCTGGACCATCACCCATATCCTCAATACCCATTGGCATCCCGATCATACCGGCGGAAATTTGCGGGTGAAGGACGCGACCGGATGCCAGATCTGGGGCCCCGCGCCCGAGGCTGACAAGATCCCCGGCATCGACCGCCGATTGGACGAAGGCGACCGCATCCGCTTCGGCGGCGAGGAGGCGGAGATCTGGCATATTCCCGGCCATACGCTGGGCCATATCGCCTACATTTTTAGCGGGCCCAATGTGGCCTTTGTCGGCGACACCATCTTCGCCATGGGCTGCGGGCGTGTGTTCGAAGGCACGATGGAGCAGATGCACGACAGCCTGCAGCGCTTTGCCGGCCTGCCCGATGACATGCAGCTGTTCTGCGCGCATGAATATACGCTCGCCAACGCCAAATTTGCCGCCCATGCGATGGCCGATGACGCGCCCATCGCCGACCGGCTGGCCGAGATCATCAGCTCGCGCGATGCAGGTACCCGCACCGTTCCGACCAGCGTGGCGGCGGAGCGTTCCACCAATCCCTTCCTTCGCGCCGGCGATTCCGGTATATTTGCCAAGCTCAGGACCGCGAAAGACGGATTCTGA